One Microbacterium keratanolyticum DNA window includes the following coding sequences:
- the purH gene encoding bifunctional phosphoribosylaminoimidazolecarboxamide formyltransferase/IMP cyclohydrolase, whose translation MAGPRLDPSLYRDRDVVPIRRALISVSDKSGLLELAAALSAAGVEIVSTGSTAQTVRDAGYEVTDVAAVTGVAEMLDGRVKTLHPGVHAGLLADLRLESHEQQLADLGIAPFELVVVNLYPFVETVASGAAAGDIVEQIDIGGPAMVRASAKNHANVAIVVSPESYSSIIEAVAAGGTNLVQRRELAARAFAHTAAYDTAVATWFSEGTLAETGDLPEHLTIKAERLATLRYGENSHQRGAIYTHVGGHGIAQATQLQGKEMSYNNYVDADAALRAAYDMVLPAVAIVKHANPCGIATTAPNALDPIASAHLRAHECDPVSAYGGVIAANGTVTLKMAENLKDIFTEVIVAPDFEPAALEVFKAKKNLRLLQLPKDWQQERMDIRLVSGGLLLQDADRFPDDIVSVAKNWELVSGERPNDEEMENLIFAWKACRAVKSNAIVLAKGNATVGVGMGQVNRVDSCKLAVERAGARAAGSVAASDAFFPFADGPQVLLDAGVSAIVQPGGSVRDDEVIEAARKAGVTMFFTGERHFFH comes from the coding sequence ATGGCTGGCCCTCGCCTCGACCCCTCGCTCTACCGTGACCGTGACGTCGTCCCGATCCGCCGCGCGCTCATCTCCGTGAGCGACAAGAGCGGGCTGCTGGAGCTCGCCGCGGCGCTTTCTGCTGCCGGCGTCGAGATCGTCTCGACCGGCTCGACCGCGCAGACCGTGCGCGACGCCGGCTACGAGGTCACCGATGTCGCCGCCGTGACCGGTGTCGCCGAGATGCTCGACGGCCGCGTCAAGACGCTGCACCCGGGCGTGCACGCAGGCCTGCTCGCTGACCTCCGTCTGGAGAGCCACGAGCAGCAGCTCGCCGATCTCGGCATCGCGCCGTTCGAGCTCGTCGTCGTCAACCTCTACCCGTTCGTCGAGACCGTGGCATCCGGTGCCGCAGCGGGTGACATCGTCGAGCAGATCGACATCGGCGGTCCGGCGATGGTGCGCGCCTCGGCGAAGAACCACGCGAACGTCGCGATCGTCGTCTCTCCCGAGTCATACTCGTCGATCATCGAGGCCGTCGCCGCGGGCGGCACGAACCTCGTGCAGCGCCGTGAGCTCGCCGCTCGCGCCTTCGCACACACGGCCGCGTACGACACGGCGGTCGCGACCTGGTTCTCGGAGGGCACCCTCGCCGAGACCGGCGACCTGCCCGAGCACCTGACGATCAAGGCCGAGCGCCTCGCGACCCTGCGCTACGGCGAGAACTCGCACCAGCGCGGGGCGATCTACACGCACGTCGGCGGTCACGGCATCGCCCAGGCGACGCAGCTGCAGGGCAAGGAGATGTCGTACAACAACTACGTCGATGCGGATGCTGCGCTGCGCGCCGCCTACGACATGGTGCTGCCGGCCGTCGCCATCGTGAAGCACGCGAACCCGTGCGGCATCGCGACGACCGCGCCCAACGCCCTCGACCCGATCGCGAGCGCGCACCTGCGCGCGCACGAGTGCGACCCGGTCTCGGCGTACGGCGGAGTCATCGCCGCGAACGGCACCGTCACGCTCAAGATGGCAGAGAACCTGAAGGACATCTTCACCGAGGTCATCGTCGCCCCCGACTTCGAGCCCGCCGCTCTCGAGGTCTTCAAGGCGAAGAAGAACCTGCGTCTGCTGCAGCTGCCGAAGGACTGGCAGCAGGAGCGCATGGACATCCGCCTGGTCTCCGGTGGTCTGCTGCTGCAGGATGCCGATCGCTTCCCCGATGACATCGTCTCGGTCGCGAAGAACTGGGAGCTCGTCTCGGGCGAGCGTCCGAACGACGAAGAGATGGAGAACCTGATCTTCGCGTGGAAGGCGTGCCGCGCGGTCAAGTCGAACGCGATCGTTCTCGCCAAGGGCAACGCCACGGTCGGTGTCGGTATGGGTCAGGTGAACCGCGTCGACTCGTGCAAGCTCGCCGTCGAGCGCGCCGGAGCCCGTGCGGCAGGCTCCGTGGCCGCATCCGACGCTTTCTTCCCCTTCGCTGACGGCCCCCAGGTGCTGCTCGACGCCGGTGTCTCGGCGATCGTGCAGCCCGGCGGATCCGTCCGCGACGACGAGGTCATCGAGGCCGCCCGCAAGGCCGGCGTCACGATGTTCTTCACGGGAGAGCGCCACTTCTTCCACTGA
- a CDS encoding cell division protein PerM — MQRLLVVLLAALDAAVTAAIGLAAVLAPLTLLWTLAFGIGADWGALWPATATVWQAGHGAAVNVALDSDMVRATGIAPDGAEFVVSLAPLSLLVITLVSAARSGRRAARAGSWLTGVVAGTVAFAAVSALVAASGHIPAASTSMLTAVVAPPLVYLVGAGAAAITSAWQEGDGGLIDRLHDRWDAAEPWGLVIEYVVRGVAIVFVALIGAGGLLLALSTLLRGGEVVALYESLRVDPLGALMVTLLNFAFLPTMIVWAIAWMAGPGFVVGVGSTVSPVGANVGVIPGLPAFGLLPESGSIWMLIVVLIPVAAGAFAGWIVRSRLVSSMGDIALAPRFVIAVGTAIVTGGVAALMAALASGSIGPGRLAQTGPDPWMLALALGAEVFVGAAILLLAPRHRDELAEARRTWAEDEDLRLQSYADRYVPEDAETGPIDTVSDDSRGDGSGASEPRFF, encoded by the coding sequence ATGCAACGCCTTCTCGTCGTGCTCCTCGCCGCTCTCGATGCCGCCGTCACCGCTGCGATCGGTCTTGCCGCCGTTCTTGCGCCGCTGACGTTGCTGTGGACCCTCGCGTTCGGAATCGGCGCCGACTGGGGCGCGCTGTGGCCCGCCACGGCGACGGTATGGCAGGCAGGCCACGGCGCGGCAGTCAACGTCGCGCTCGACAGTGACATGGTGCGTGCGACGGGTATCGCGCCCGATGGGGCGGAATTCGTCGTCTCGCTGGCGCCGCTCAGCCTTCTCGTGATCACGCTCGTCTCGGCGGCGCGCTCGGGCAGGCGGGCCGCGCGGGCGGGATCCTGGCTCACCGGCGTCGTCGCCGGAACAGTCGCGTTCGCCGCCGTCAGCGCCCTCGTCGCGGCATCCGGTCATATTCCCGCAGCATCCACGTCGATGCTGACGGCTGTCGTCGCGCCTCCGCTCGTGTACCTCGTCGGTGCCGGCGCTGCCGCGATCACCTCTGCCTGGCAAGAGGGCGACGGTGGCCTCATCGACCGGCTGCACGATCGATGGGATGCGGCCGAGCCGTGGGGGCTCGTGATCGAGTACGTCGTGCGCGGTGTCGCGATCGTCTTCGTCGCGCTCATCGGCGCCGGAGGGCTGCTTCTGGCGCTGTCGACGCTGTTGCGTGGGGGAGAGGTCGTCGCCCTGTACGAGTCGCTGCGCGTCGACCCGCTGGGTGCGCTCATGGTGACGCTTCTGAACTTCGCGTTCCTGCCGACGATGATCGTGTGGGCGATCGCGTGGATGGCCGGTCCGGGCTTCGTCGTGGGCGTCGGCTCGACGGTGTCGCCGGTCGGTGCCAACGTCGGTGTGATCCCCGGACTTCCCGCATTCGGGCTGCTGCCCGAGAGCGGGTCCATCTGGATGCTGATCGTGGTGCTGATCCCCGTGGCTGCCGGCGCGTTCGCGGGGTGGATCGTCCGCTCCCGGCTCGTGTCGTCCATGGGTGACATCGCGCTCGCGCCGCGCTTCGTGATCGCCGTGGGAACGGCCATCGTGACCGGGGGTGTGGCAGCGCTGATGGCGGCTCTTGCATCGGGCTCGATCGGGCCCGGACGCCTTGCGCAGACGGGCCCTGATCCCTGGATGCTCGCGCTCGCCCTCGGGGCAGAGGTGTTCGTCGGCGCGGCGATTCTCCTCCTCGCCCCGCGACACCGGGATGAGCTCGCGGAAGCTCGCCGCACCTGGGCAGAGGACGAAGACCTGCGCCTGCAGAGCTACGCCGACCGGTACGTGCCGGAAGATGCCGAGACAGGACCGATCGACACCGTCTCCGACGACTCGCGAGGCGACGGAAGCGGAGCATCCGAGCCGCGCTTCTTCTGA
- the purN gene encoding phosphoribosylglycinamide formyltransferase: protein MLTVAVLISGTGSNLRALLEAASDPGFPARIVVVGADREAEGLAHAEDFGIPSFTVPWSAHESREAWGAELDAQLRVWRPDLIVLSGLMRLLPAAVVAAWAPRIINTHPAYLPEFPGAHGVRDALAAGAAQTGASVIVVDDGVDTGPILAQERVDVLADDTEHTLHERIKPVERRLLIDVVRAIATGELVLGSGARPSEPSA, encoded by the coding sequence GTGCTCACGGTCGCCGTTCTCATCTCGGGCACTGGCTCGAACCTTCGTGCCCTGCTCGAGGCCGCCAGCGACCCCGGGTTCCCCGCTCGCATCGTCGTCGTCGGAGCGGATCGTGAAGCCGAAGGCCTCGCGCATGCGGAGGACTTCGGGATCCCCTCTTTCACCGTCCCATGGTCTGCTCACGAGAGTCGTGAGGCATGGGGTGCGGAACTCGATGCGCAGCTTCGTGTCTGGCGGCCCGATCTCATTGTGCTGAGTGGACTCATGCGTCTGCTTCCGGCCGCGGTCGTCGCCGCCTGGGCGCCGCGCATCATCAACACTCACCCGGCGTATCTTCCCGAGTTCCCCGGTGCGCATGGCGTGCGCGACGCGCTGGCCGCGGGGGCTGCGCAGACGGGCGCCAGCGTCATCGTGGTGGACGATGGGGTCGACACCGGCCCGATCCTCGCGCAGGAGCGTGTGGACGTTCTCGCGGATGACACCGAGCACACCCTGCACGAGCGCATCAAGCCGGTCGAGCGCCGGCTGCTGATCGACGTCGTGCGTGCGATCGCCACGGGCGAGCTCGTGCTCGGCTCTGGCGCACGCCCCTCTGAACCCTCTGCTTGA